The following are encoded together in the Kwoniella europaea PYCC6329 chromosome 1, complete sequence genome:
- a CDS encoding nicotinate (nicotinamide) nucleotide adenylyltransferase has product MAANGFKSPAPVLPGLGLHSFHNDSPPFAGAATSEHGDPEYLSLESSQTLPLSSPHDDSQLLPERHQHEDHHRNPQNNLTRLPSSSSINTIQPQPKSHPRLDAPVPQRIPIPSNNSNPVDDDLSLSSSRSRRLLSGYLFGNPPSPMENKDLAEEVGAGVGAGGRGRRPSLDSEEEGRYPLPTPPIKDDRDSPPLSEAFKSYSSPNPAQTNNRTLSAQSSNSEIEKRTGEISLNDSPEYRPASSTEATASHEANSVGVTNQIGIIKLTNNPEQNDTPTRGQGTRSKSKEPGHEKGGYDPLDGMNDGEADLDLSAPQATDGGSGAYLRGEVEYSFPRHRLRKTMKDESKIPLVIVACGSFSPPTYLHLRMFEMAKDEIIESQTYEIMAGYYSPVSSYYKKSGLAPANHRVRMCELAVEHTSTWLMVDPWEAGQPEYQRTAIVLDHFDEMLNGGKNGEGGVIMNDGKKRRYKIMLLAGGDLIESFGEPGVWSEPDLHIILGRFGCLIVERAGSDVWAFLLSHDILYHHRRNVVVIKQLIYNDISSTKVRLFVRRGMSIKYLLPNSVIQYIYDNKLYRFTDVKATIG; this is encoded by the exons ATGGCTGCAAACGGGTTCAAATCCCCTGCGCCCGTCTTGCCTGGATTAGGTTTACATAGCTTTCATAATGATTC ACCCCCATTCGCAGGCGCAGCTACGTCTGAACATGGTGACCCGGAATACCTCTCTTTAGAATCCAGTCAGACATTACCTTTATCCTCTCCTCATGATGACTCGCAACTACTACCTGAACGACACCAACatgaagatcatcatcgcaaTCCGCAAAACAACCTCACTCGtctcccatcttcttcatctataaATACAATCCAACCACAACCCAAATCACATCCAAGACTTGACGCCCCAGTCCCACAGAGGATACCTATTCCTTCCAACAACTCTAATCctgtggatgatgatctatctttatcttcaaGTAGATCTAGAAGGTTATTGTCAGGTTACCTATTTGgtaatccaccttcaccaatGGAAAACAAAGATTTAGCAGAGGAAGTAGGGGCAGGTGTTGGAGcaggtggaagaggtcgaagacCAAGTTTagattcagaagaagaaggtagatatccattacctactccaccaaTAAAGGACGATAGGGATTCACCACCTCTATCGGAAGCTTTCAAATCTTATTCTTCACCTAACCCTGCCCAAACCAACAACCGTACCCTCTCTGCCCAAAGTTCGAATTCGGAGATAGAGAAAAGAACAGGAGAGATTTCATTGAATGATTCACCTGAATATCGACCTGCATCCTCGACAGAGGCTACAGCAAGTCATGAAGCGAACTCGGTAGGGGTGACGAACCAAATTGGAATTATCAAGTTGACCAATAATCCAGAACAGAATGATACTCCGACACGGGGTCAAGGCACAAGGTCAAAGTCGAAAGAACCGGGACATGAAAAAGGAGGATACGATCCgttggatgggatgaatgatggcgaagctgatttggacCTGAGTGCACCTCAGGCTACGGATGGTGGATCAGGGGCGTATTTGAGAGGTGAAGTGGAATATAGTTTCCCTAGACATAGATTGAGGAAAACAATGAAGG ATGAAAGTAAGATTCCTCTTGTCATAG TCGCATGTGGATCTTTCTCCCCACCTACTTACCTCCACTTGAGAATGTTCGAAATGGccaaagatgagatcataGAATCGCAGACATATGAGATTATGGCAGGGTATTATTCGCCTGT ATCATCTTACTACAAGAAATCAGGTCTCGCACCGGCCAATCACCGAGTGAGGATGTGCGAGCTAGCCGTCGAACACACCTCGACATGGTTGATGGTTGACCCGTGGGAAGCTGGTCAACCGGAATATCAACGAACGGCTATAGTTTTAGATCATTTCGATGAGATGCTCAATGGAGGAAAGAACGGCGAGGGAGGAGTGATCATGAATGACgggaagaaaaggagatataAGATCATGTTATTGGCTGGAGGAGATCTGATTGAGAGTTTTGGTGAACCGGGAGTATGGAGTGAACCTGAT TTACATATTATCTTGGGTCGATTCGGATGTCTGATTGTCGAAAGAGCCGGATCGGACGTCTGGGCATTCTTACTCTCTCATGATatactatatcatcacag ACGTAATGTCGTAGTGATCAAACAGCTAATCTATAACGATATATCTTCGACCAAAGTAAGGCTGTTCGTCAGGAGAGGAATGAGTATAAA GTACTTGTTACCGAATAGTGTCATACAATATATATACGATAACAAGCTTTATAGATTTACCGATGTCAAAGCTACCATCGGGTAG
- a CDS encoding pyrroline-5-carboxylate reductase, whose product MGYTLAVLGCGTMGVAILSGVLSSLEARLSAPLMQKHHSGETEPPSGISTPTASQFLDAPEESLPSRFIATVGREETGRKLKKTFEGLGRFGSDVEVRAGQGNVQAVKEADVVLVCSKPNIAKSILLEEGMAEAVKGKLVISICAGVTISQLVSWVPESTKVVRTMPNTPCKIREGMTVVTPVSDALSRTLILNIFTSCGRCRFLEEKYFDACTALAGSGPAFVALVLEAMTDGGVMMGLPRVEALELAAQTLQGTGRMALYAGLHPAQLKDSVTTPGGCTIAGLLTLEDGRVRSTMARAIQVATNHASGLGQDSKK is encoded by the exons ATGGGTTATACACTAGCTGTCTTAG GATGCGGTACCATGGGAGTAGCCATTCTGTCCGGGGTGCTCTCCTCACTTGAAGCTAGATTATCAGCTCCCTTGATGCAGAAACACCATTCGGGAGAGACTGAACCTCCTTCAGGAATATCCACCCCTACTGCCAGTCAGTTCCTCGATGCGCCTGAGGAATCACTCCCTTCTAGATTTATTGCGACTGTAGGTAGAGAAGAGACAGGcaggaagttgaagaagactTTTGAGGGATTAGGTAGATTTGGGAGTGATGTGGAAGTGAGAGCTGGACAGGGTAATGTGCAGGCTGTGAAGGAAGCGGATGTGGTGCTtgtctg CTCTAAACCCAACATCGCCAAATCAATCCTTttagaagaaggtatggcCGAAGCCGTCAAGGGCAAACTCGTCATTTCCATCTGCGCAGGTGTGACTATCTCTCAATTGGTCTCTTGGGTTCCCGAGTCTACCAAAGTAGTCAGAACAATGCCTAATACCCCTTGTAAG ATAAGAGAAGGTATGACAGTAGTTACCCCCGTATCAGACGCCTTATCGCGCACGTTGATCCtcaacatcttcacctcctgtGGACGATGTCGGTTCTTAGAAGAGAAATACTTTGATGCCTGTACTGCGCTAGCTGGATCAGGACCTGCATTTGTAGCGCTCGTGCTGGAAGCTATGACGGATGGAGGCGTGATGATGGGTTTACCAAGAGTTGAAGCATTGGAATTGGCTGCTCAGA CCCTACAAGGTACGGGTAGGATGGCCCTTTACGCTGGGTTACATCCTGCTCAGTTGAAGGATAGTGTGACTA CTCCCGGAGGTTGTACCATCGCAGGTCTTCTAACTCTCGAAGACGGTAGAGTCAGATCAACAATGGCGAGAGCAATTCAAGTAGCTACCAATCA CGCTTCTGGTTTAGGTCAGGATTCCAAGAAGTAA